One window of the Niallia circulans genome contains the following:
- a CDS encoding ROK family protein: MKKKVKRRQQKGRKPVHLLFAKEYKYTIGIDIGGTTTEIAIMDLENLFCTAKSTHKRR; encoded by the coding sequence TTGAAAAAGAAAGTAAAAAGGCGGCAACAAAAGGGGAGAAAACCTGTCCATTTATTGTTTGCCAAAGAATACAAATATACGATTGGCATAGATATTGGAGGAACGACGACTGAAATAGCGATTATGGATTTGGAAAATTTATTCTGCACCGCAAAATCGACACACAAGAGGCGTTGA
- a CDS encoding methyl-accepting chemotaxis protein: protein MKKGKDRSIKTKFILYFLLIGLIPVIIASSIIYYVSSNNALNNEEEWLGNQTANTVENMEEWIQKRLDELTLISKSDTIINGDLAARSKQINIVKEQDSTYESVVVIGKNGMVEAHTDPSLVGKLDLSKRDYFIKGIKGEQSVSNVLKSNATGNRVLAIATPIINAHKEVVGVVSATVNFETLIQDFLQNETSQNKSTYPVLVDSNNIVQFHPNADLIGKTIEEAGFSKNIGTIFEKGRTTSGTKETELDGEKQLVTYAPLKSAGLGIYLFTSLDDILEITSSIKNITTIILAVFSVLIIGVAIWIANGMTKPIRNIVAQLRLVAAGDLTSKDVAIQSKDEIGQLAENTNSMKHSLRELIKQLKESSVHTAETSAQLAVSADQSNQTSVVITESIQAVAEGAADQAEMVTESTEALDEVAQGVQQIAEASATISEKASSTLNKAQTGKESVEKNITQMNTIQQSVQNSDELTKSLIVRSQDIVKILEVITSIADQTNLLALNAAIEAARAGEHGKGFAVVADEVRKLAEESQRSSQEIAGIVTKIQGEIKQTSESMNAVMDEVQSGVLIANNSRELFKEILELTYEVSDNITNMSATSEEISAGAEEVSASFNQISTITKNTKSSTQEVAAASEEQLAGIEEISSAAQSLKNLAAELEKTITKFTI, encoded by the coding sequence ATGAAAAAAGGAAAAGACAGATCGATTAAAACAAAGTTTATTTTGTATTTTCTATTAATTGGTCTTATTCCAGTAATAATAGCCTCCAGCATTATTTATTATGTAAGTAGTAATAATGCGTTAAACAATGAAGAGGAATGGCTTGGTAATCAAACAGCCAATACAGTAGAAAACATGGAGGAATGGATTCAAAAACGATTGGATGAGCTTACGCTTATTTCGAAATCAGATACCATTATCAATGGAGATCTTGCAGCTCGGAGTAAACAAATTAATATTGTCAAAGAGCAAGATTCAACTTATGAATCAGTTGTAGTTATCGGAAAAAACGGGATGGTGGAAGCACATACAGACCCTAGTCTAGTTGGTAAATTAGACTTATCAAAAAGAGATTATTTTATCAAAGGGATAAAAGGAGAACAGAGTGTTTCGAATGTCCTTAAGTCCAATGCGACAGGAAATCGAGTTCTTGCAATAGCAACGCCGATCATAAATGCCCATAAAGAAGTAGTGGGGGTGGTATCTGCTACCGTTAACTTTGAAACCCTTATACAGGATTTTTTACAAAATGAAACTTCTCAAAATAAAAGCACATATCCTGTATTAGTTGATAGTAATAATATAGTTCAGTTTCATCCTAATGCTGACTTAATCGGTAAGACAATTGAGGAAGCTGGTTTTTCCAAAAATATAGGAACTATTTTCGAGAAGGGGAGAACAACAAGTGGAACTAAAGAGACAGAGCTGGATGGAGAAAAACAACTGGTTACTTATGCTCCCCTAAAAAGTGCAGGTTTAGGTATTTATTTATTTACTTCCTTGGATGATATATTAGAAATTACTAGTAGTATTAAGAACATTACGACCATTATACTTGCAGTATTTTCTGTGCTGATAATTGGGGTGGCAATTTGGATTGCAAACGGGATGACAAAACCAATCCGAAATATTGTTGCTCAGCTGCGTTTAGTTGCAGCAGGAGATCTTACAAGCAAGGATGTAGCTATCCAATCAAAGGATGAGATTGGTCAGTTAGCGGAAAATACGAATTCGATGAAACATAGCTTGCGGGAATTGATTAAACAGTTGAAGGAAAGCTCTGTACATACAGCAGAAACATCTGCGCAATTGGCTGTGAGTGCAGATCAATCCAATCAAACAAGTGTAGTAATAACGGAATCGATACAAGCTGTTGCTGAAGGAGCAGCCGATCAGGCGGAAATGGTGACTGAAAGCACAGAAGCGCTTGATGAAGTGGCACAAGGAGTACAGCAAATTGCAGAGGCTTCGGCGACTATCTCTGAAAAGGCCAGCTCAACATTGAATAAAGCCCAAACTGGTAAGGAATCTGTTGAAAAAAATATTACCCAGATGAATACAATTCAACAATCGGTTCAAAACTCAGATGAATTGACGAAATCACTTATTGTAAGATCACAGGATATTGTGAAAATATTGGAAGTTATTACTTCTATAGCTGATCAAACAAATCTGCTTGCGCTTAATGCGGCAATTGAAGCAGCAAGAGCTGGGGAGCACGGGAAAGGATTTGCAGTAGTTGCCGATGAAGTTCGGAAACTGGCAGAAGAGTCACAGCGTTCTTCTCAAGAAATTGCTGGGATAGTAACGAAAATTCAAGGGGAGATTAAACAAACGAGCGAATCAATGAATGCAGTCATGGATGAAGTTCAAAGTGGTGTATTGATTGCTAATAACTCAAGAGAACTATTTAAGGAAATCCTAGAATTGACTTATGAAGTTTCTGATAATATTACCAATATGTCTGCCACTTCGGAAGAGATTTCAGCAGGAGCAGAAGAGGTATCTGCTTCCTTTAATCAAATCTCTACTATTACTAAAAACACGAAGTCAAGTACACAAGAAGTGGCCGCAGCCTCAGAAGAACAACTAGCAGGAATAGAGGAAATTTCCTCAGCTGCCCAAAGCCTCAAAAACTTAGCAGCTGAATTAGAAAAAACGATTACAAAATTTACAATATAG
- a CDS encoding aldehyde dehydrogenase family protein, which yields MNQQTVVLKEKVGKFLSGKKKLFINGEFVESQTQKTFDSYNPATDEVLASVYEAGPEDIDLAVKAARKAFDEGPWSKMSASERSRLMYILADLMEKNSAELAQLETLDNGKPIRETTNADIPLAIEHMRYYAGWCTKITGQTIPVNGPYFNYTRHEAVGVVGQIIPWNFPLLMAMWKLGAALATGCTVVLKPAEQTPLSALYLAELIQEAGFPEGVVNIVPGFGETAGQPLVDHPLVDKIAFTGSTEVGKMIMANASKTLKRVTLELGGKSPNIILPDADLTKAIPGAFNGVMFNQGQVCCAGSRVFIQKKHFDNVVADMADQAKKMKQGAGIHADTEIGPLVSAEQQQRVLGYIERGLNEGAQLVAGGFNPREEGYFVSPTVFADVRDEMTIAKEEIFGPVISAMPYDDLDELINRANNSEYGLAAGVWTRDIANAHYIASKLRAGTVWVNCYNTFDAASPFGGYKQSGIGREMGSYALNNYTEVKSVWVSMQ from the coding sequence ATGAACCAACAGACTGTGGTTTTAAAAGAAAAGGTTGGAAAGTTCCTAAGTGGTAAGAAAAAGTTATTTATTAATGGTGAATTTGTGGAGAGTCAAACACAAAAAACGTTCGACAGTTATAATCCAGCGACAGATGAGGTTTTAGCAAGTGTATATGAAGCTGGTCCAGAAGATATTGATTTAGCAGTGAAAGCGGCACGGAAAGCTTTCGACGAAGGACCTTGGTCAAAAATGAGTGCTTCTGAGCGCAGTCGTCTTATGTACATACTGGCCGATTTGATGGAGAAAAACAGTGCGGAGCTTGCCCAGTTAGAAACGTTAGATAATGGGAAACCGATTCGCGAAACAACTAATGCGGATATTCCATTAGCCATTGAGCATATGCGCTATTATGCGGGTTGGTGTACAAAAATTACAGGACAAACGATTCCAGTTAATGGTCCATACTTTAATTATACACGCCATGAAGCGGTAGGAGTAGTTGGGCAGATTATCCCTTGGAACTTCCCGCTGTTAATGGCAATGTGGAAGCTTGGAGCGGCCCTTGCAACCGGATGTACAGTGGTATTAAAACCAGCTGAGCAAACGCCGTTATCTGCGCTTTATTTAGCGGAATTAATCCAGGAAGCGGGTTTCCCGGAAGGCGTTGTAAATATTGTTCCTGGATTTGGGGAAACAGCTGGCCAGCCGCTAGTTGATCATCCTTTAGTAGATAAAATTGCCTTTACTGGTTCTACCGAAGTTGGAAAAATGATTATGGCGAATGCCTCTAAAACATTGAAAAGAGTTACATTGGAGCTTGGTGGGAAATCACCGAATATTATCCTGCCAGATGCAGATTTAACAAAAGCTATTCCAGGTGCTTTTAATGGTGTTATGTTTAACCAAGGACAGGTATGCTGTGCTGGGTCTCGTGTCTTTATTCAAAAGAAACATTTTGATAATGTCGTTGCCGATATGGCAGATCAAGCGAAAAAAATGAAGCAAGGTGCTGGCATCCATGCTGATACAGAAATTGGACCGCTAGTTTCCGCTGAACAGCAGCAACGAGTTCTTGGTTATATTGAAAGAGGGTTAAACGAAGGCGCGCAACTAGTCGCAGGTGGTTTTAATCCACGTGAGGAAGGATACTTTGTTTCCCCAACTGTTTTTGCCGATGTACGCGATGAGATGACAATTGCCAAGGAGGAAATTTTTGGACCTGTTATTTCGGCAATGCCATATGACGATTTAGATGAGCTGATCAATCGCGCAAATAACAGCGAATATGGTCTAGCAGCAGGCGTCTGGACGAGAGATATTGCCAATGCTCACTACATCGCCAGCAAACTCCGCGCTGGAACCGTTTGGGTCAACTGCTATAATACATTCGATGCAGCTTCCCCATTCGGCGGATACAAACAATCAGGCATTGGACGCGAAATGGGCTCCTACGCCCTAAACAACTATACAGAAGTAAAGAGCGTATGGGTTTCTATGCAGTAA
- a CDS encoding GntR family transcriptional regulator: protein MLNSNSSTPLYIQLKQAIADDINDGIYTHGEKLPTEPELCEKYKVSRITVRKAVLDLVNEGYLIKKQGKGTFVNHVKIKRELVAVNGYSEYMNSTGKMPNPKIISYEVKEVNKEIAEKLKIDTNSPVLELKRLLHLDNEPLLHETSTYSLELFPELDRYVEENKSMHKILNEIYGRIPAFNNKILNVILANSELAGYLQCNISDPLYQLEKVAYNKDKDPLYHSLLYYNVNKVSFTITSEFESTD, encoded by the coding sequence TTGCTTAATAGTAACAGCTCTACTCCTTTATACATACAGCTTAAGCAAGCGATTGCAGATGATATAAATGATGGAATATATACGCATGGTGAAAAATTGCCAACTGAACCGGAACTTTGTGAAAAATATAAAGTAAGTAGAATTACTGTTCGAAAGGCGGTATTGGATTTAGTAAATGAAGGTTATTTAATTAAGAAACAAGGAAAGGGTACATTTGTTAATCATGTTAAGATAAAACGTGAATTAGTTGCTGTTAATGGTTATTCTGAATATATGAATTCCACTGGTAAAATGCCCAATCCTAAAATAATTTCTTATGAAGTAAAAGAAGTGAACAAAGAAATAGCAGAGAAATTAAAAATTGATACGAATAGTCCTGTTCTCGAGTTAAAGCGACTACTCCATTTAGATAATGAACCATTATTGCATGAAACTTCCACCTATTCCTTAGAGCTTTTTCCGGAATTAGACCGATACGTGGAAGAAAATAAATCTATGCATAAAATCCTAAACGAAATTTATGGAAGGATTCCTGCATTTAATAATAAGATATTAAATGTTATATTAGCTAATAGTGAATTGGCAGGTTATTTACAGTGCAATATTAGTGATCCTCTTTATCAATTGGAAAAAGTAGCATACAATAAAGATAAAGACCCCTTATATCACTCTCTCCTTTACTATAATGTAAATAAAGTAAGCTTTACCATAACAAGTGAATTCGAATCAACCGATTAG
- a CDS encoding SIS domain-containing protein, with the protein MELNQIIGSIKERQPNIKSVFFVGCGASKAELYPAKYFLEANAKTLRVSLYTANEFNYATPISVDDTSIVITCSLGGATPESVEATTKAKELGAHVIAVTHVEGSALTKDAGYIVYHGFEANYAAKMEKMTKVLGLATEILHQYEGYENYDKMIDGFGKIYELIEKAASTVLPDAKAFAEAYKDDEVIYVMSSGATHEVAYSFSICLLMEMQWINSGTFHDGEFFHGPFEVVEKDVPFLLLMNDGRTRPMDARALEFLQRFDAKTTVVDAKDFGLGSVIASEVVDYFNPMLISGVLRVYAEQLSYIRNHPLTKRRYMWKLEY; encoded by the coding sequence ATGGAACTTAATCAAATTATTGGATCAATTAAGGAAAGACAACCGAACATTAAAAGTGTGTTTTTTGTTGGATGTGGAGCATCTAAAGCAGAATTGTATCCTGCAAAGTATTTTCTAGAAGCTAATGCCAAAACTCTGCGTGTAAGTTTATATACAGCAAATGAATTTAATTATGCAACCCCAATTTCTGTTGACGATACAAGTATTGTTATTACTTGCTCACTAGGTGGAGCCACTCCTGAATCAGTAGAAGCAACAACAAAAGCAAAAGAATTAGGCGCACATGTTATTGCAGTAACACATGTGGAGGGATCTGCTTTAACAAAAGATGCAGGTTACATAGTATATCATGGATTTGAGGCTAATTATGCTGCTAAAATGGAGAAAATGACAAAAGTATTAGGATTAGCTACAGAAATACTTCATCAATATGAGGGTTATGAGAATTATGACAAAATGATAGATGGTTTCGGAAAAATTTATGAACTTATCGAAAAGGCTGCTTCCACAGTTTTACCAGATGCCAAAGCTTTTGCGGAAGCTTATAAAGATGATGAAGTAATTTACGTCATGAGTAGTGGAGCAACACATGAAGTGGCTTATTCCTTTTCTATCTGCTTGTTAATGGAAATGCAGTGGATTAATTCGGGGACATTTCATGATGGAGAATTTTTCCACGGTCCCTTTGAAGTGGTAGAAAAAGATGTTCCGTTCCTATTGTTGATGAATGATGGAAGAACCAGACCTATGGATGCAAGAGCGCTTGAATTTTTGCAGCGCTTTGATGCTAAAACAACTGTGGTAGATGCAAAAGACTTTGGGCTTGGTTCAGTTATAGCTTCTGAAGTAGTAGATTATTTTAATCCAATGTTAATTTCCGGTGTCTTGCGGGTATATGCAGAACAATTATCCTATATCCGTAATCATCCATTAACTAAAAGAAGATATATGTGGAAATTAGAGTATTAA
- a CDS encoding PfkB family carbohydrate kinase codes for MKVIGLGDNVVDKYEHIQTMYPGGNALNFAVFAKKLGAEAAFLGAFGSDLESQHVQESITEMGIDISHCKLYKGENGCARVTLKDGDRVFLGSNRCGVLRQFGLNLTEEDYSYLTSFDLVHTGLYGFAETELPKIKQLGIPIGFDFSSDFTMEQVRRISKVIDYAYFSCSHMKLDDILNLCLNVTHIGCQLVLCTLGEKGAILFDGNKFYMQESFFVKPKDTMGAGDSFITCFIYHYGKEIKDGKTDTESIIKESLKKAAAFSSEQCLVEGSFGFGKKYT; via the coding sequence ATGAAGGTAATCGGATTGGGAGATAATGTCGTAGATAAATATGAACACATTCAGACTATGTATCCTGGAGGAAATGCACTTAATTTTGCAGTATTTGCAAAAAAATTAGGTGCAGAAGCGGCTTTTTTAGGAGCATTCGGTTCAGATTTAGAGAGCCAACATGTACAAGAAAGTATTACCGAAATGGGGATAGATATCAGCCACTGCAAATTATACAAAGGAGAAAATGGTTGTGCTCGAGTGACACTAAAAGATGGGGATCGAGTATTTTTAGGAAGTAATCGATGTGGGGTTTTAAGACAATTTGGTTTGAACTTAACGGAAGAGGATTATTCCTATTTAACATCTTTTGATCTAGTACATACGGGTTTGTATGGCTTTGCGGAAACGGAATTGCCAAAGATTAAACAGTTAGGAATACCAATTGGATTTGATTTTTCTTCTGATTTCACAATGGAGCAAGTAAGACGAATAAGCAAAGTAATCGATTATGCTTATTTTTCCTGTAGTCATATGAAACTAGATGACATTTTAAATTTATGCCTGAATGTTACTCATATAGGCTGCCAATTGGTATTGTGTACTTTAGGAGAAAAAGGGGCCATTTTATTTGATGGAAACAAATTTTATATGCAAGAGTCCTTCTTTGTGAAACCCAAAGATACGATGGGAGCAGGCGATTCCTTTATTACTTGTTTTATCTATCACTATGGAAAAGAAATTAAAGATGGAAAAACAGATACAGAGTCCATTATTAAAGAAAGTCTCAAAAAAGCAGCAGCATTTTCATCTGAACAATGTCTAGTTGAGGGATCATTTGGATTTGGCAAGAAATATACATAA
- a CDS encoding sugar phosphate isomerase/epimerase family protein, with amino-acid sequence MALITREQIAGMNIHYMRYSLDYFLQAQVKAGIQSIEFWTGVPHYYLDPTTYSDCKALKKKIDSYHLEMKVFTPENCMYQFQFASLKPEIFEKSLHYFTNGIKAAAELGCKIMQCNSGWGYLDEDREEAWKRSREMLSKLADTAKSEGVTLALESLRPEESNLVTTLQDTKRMIEEINHANVKVLVDTTAMGVAGETLQEWFDVFGSKIIHTHFVDGNPYGHLVWGDGKHDLEQFLITLKQNGYEGYLGQEITDSRYFMDPAAHDCRNMKEFEKYM; translated from the coding sequence ATGGCTTTAATTACTAGAGAACAAATAGCAGGAATGAATATTCATTATATGCGCTATTCTTTAGATTATTTTTTACAAGCACAAGTAAAAGCTGGGATTCAATCCATAGAGTTTTGGACTGGTGTACCTCACTATTATTTAGATCCTACGACTTATTCAGATTGTAAAGCCTTGAAAAAAAAGATTGATTCCTATCATTTAGAAATGAAAGTATTTACTCCTGAAAACTGTATGTATCAATTTCAGTTTGCCTCTCTGAAACCAGAGATTTTCGAAAAAAGCTTACACTACTTTACTAATGGTATAAAGGCTGCTGCTGAACTAGGTTGTAAAATAATGCAATGTAATTCTGGATGGGGATATCTAGATGAAGATCGAGAAGAGGCATGGAAGCGTTCTAGGGAAATGCTTTCGAAACTGGCTGATACTGCAAAGTCGGAGGGAGTTACACTTGCGTTGGAAAGTTTACGCCCAGAAGAATCTAATCTAGTTACAACATTACAAGATACTAAAAGAATGATAGAGGAAATTAATCATGCCAATGTAAAAGTTCTAGTAGATACTACTGCTATGGGGGTGGCAGGGGAAACCTTACAAGAGTGGTTTGATGTATTCGGTAGTAAGATTATTCATACTCATTTTGTGGACGGAAACCCATATGGTCATTTAGTTTGGGGTGATGGTAAGCATGACTTAGAACAGTTTCTTATTACACTTAAACAAAACGGATACGAGGGATACTTAGGGCAAGAAATCACAGATTCAAGATACTTTATGGATCCCGCAGCCCATGATTGTCGAAATATGAAAGAATTTGAGAAATATATGTAG
- a CDS encoding amino acid ABC transporter ATP-binding protein: MIDVKGLHKSYGNHEVLKGIDVKINKGEVVVVIGPSGSGKSTFLRCLNLLELPTSGSIKVEEQEITARKVNIDKVRERMGMVFQQFNLFPHKTVAQNICHAPIKVKGMKQTEAQNLAKDLLKKVGLLEKYDAYPSSLSGGQQQRIAIARALAMKPEVMLFDEPTSALDPEMVGEVLAVMKNLAQEGMTMVVVTHEMGFAKEVGDRILFMDQGYIMEENNPKQFFGNPTHPRTIDFLSKVL; this comes from the coding sequence GTGATCGACGTTAAAGGACTGCATAAAAGTTACGGAAATCATGAAGTGTTAAAGGGGATTGACGTAAAAATCAATAAAGGAGAAGTGGTTGTTGTAATTGGTCCTTCTGGTTCAGGAAAAAGCACTTTTTTGAGGTGTTTGAATTTGTTAGAACTACCGACAAGTGGAAGCATAAAGGTGGAAGAGCAGGAGATAACAGCTCGAAAGGTTAATATTGATAAAGTAAGAGAGAGAATGGGAATGGTTTTTCAGCAATTTAATCTTTTTCCCCATAAAACAGTTGCCCAAAATATTTGTCATGCTCCCATAAAAGTAAAAGGGATGAAGCAAACCGAAGCCCAAAATTTGGCCAAGGACTTATTAAAAAAAGTAGGACTGTTAGAAAAATATGATGCATATCCTTCCTCCCTGTCTGGTGGTCAGCAACAACGAATAGCTATTGCCAGAGCATTAGCCATGAAGCCGGAAGTAATGCTATTTGATGAACCCACATCTGCATTAGATCCAGAAATGGTTGGAGAGGTATTAGCAGTTATGAAGAATCTAGCTCAAGAAGGAATGACAATGGTAGTGGTAACACATGAGATGGGTTTTGCCAAAGAGGTTGGAGATCGTATTCTATTTATGGATCAAGGTTATATCATGGAAGAAAACAATCCAAAACAATTTTTCGGAAACCCAACTCATCCTCGAACAATTGATTTTTTATCGAAAGTATTGTAA
- a CDS encoding amino acid ABC transporter permease, with translation MSFSFLEQYYPYFLTGIYITILLAVIAVVLGTILGIALTLLRRSRFKVVKIIGDIYVEFIRGTPLLAQIYIIYIGIPLIFKGWDIPDLMVGAIALSLNAAAYISETIRSGIEAVSKGQMEAARSLGMNQRQAMFDIVLPQAFKNILPALGNQFIGSIKDSSIVSIIGVAELMYKTTIVRGNTALGLEPILVASLGYLIMTFTLTQLLGVVERRLKASDRR, from the coding sequence TTGAGTTTTTCTTTTTTAGAGCAGTACTATCCATATTTCCTAACAGGTATATATATTACTATTCTACTTGCTGTCATTGCTGTAGTTTTAGGAACTATTTTAGGAATTGCTTTAACCCTATTACGTAGGTCAAGGTTTAAGGTAGTAAAAATTATTGGTGATATATATGTGGAATTTATTAGAGGTACCCCTCTCCTTGCTCAAATATATATCATCTATATTGGAATTCCGTTGATATTTAAGGGATGGGATATACCGGATTTGATGGTTGGAGCAATTGCGTTATCTCTTAATGCGGCTGCTTACATTTCAGAAACGATTCGATCAGGAATTGAAGCAGTCAGTAAAGGACAAATGGAAGCAGCAAGAAGTTTAGGTATGAATCAAAGGCAGGCGATGTTTGATATCGTCCTTCCTCAAGCATTTAAAAATATTCTTCCTGCACTTGGGAACCAATTTATTGGCAGTATAAAAGATTCATCCATTGTATCCATAATAGGCGTAGCTGAACTTATGTATAAGACAACTATTGTTAGAGGAAATACAGCACTGGGGTTGGAGCCAATTTTAGTAGCCTCTTTAGGATATTTGATCATGACTTTTACATTAACGCAACTCCTAGGAGTGGTTGAAAGGAGATTGAAAGCAAGTGATCGACGTTAA